In Triticum aestivum cultivar Chinese Spring chromosome 5B, IWGSC CS RefSeq v2.1, whole genome shotgun sequence, the following proteins share a genomic window:
- the LOC123115639 gene encoding extensin has product MQPPAILPRIPRRRCPTPDPLANGSPVVERPRTLVPRLAPASPSPPRTFPSPVPRPTSPSRTPRRWCPARCRPCQPHEPPPFPANPRCRRSRQPRESPPSQPQVPLPPRRRCLPPPTMPLPAPATTCHRGPRPAPQPHHRLSPHLLCQLWWHSNVQFGAMRDVAELLW; this is encoded by the exons ATGCAACCACCGGCGATCTTGCCCCGGATCCCCCGCCGTCGGTGCCCCACCCCAGATCCACTCGCCAATGGGAGCCCCGTCGTGGAACGCCCTAGGACGCTGGTGCCGCGCCTCGCCCCCGCCTCTCCTTCCCCGCCCCGGACCTTCCCGTCGCCGGTGCCTCGCCCTACCTCTCCATCCCGTACCCCCCGTCGATGGTGCCCCGCTCGCTGTCGCCCCTGCCAACCACACGAGCCGCCGCCGTTCCCAGCGAACCCCAGGTGTCGCCGTTCCCGCCAACCACGCGAGTCGCCGCCCTCGCAACCCCAGGTGCCGCTaccgccgcgccgccgctgcctgcCTCCTCCCACGATGCCGCTGCCGGCCCCTGCCACCACGTGCCACCGCGGCCCCCGTCCAGCGCCGCAGCCCCACCACCGGTTATCCCCACATCTCCTCTGCCAACTCTG GTGGCATTCAAATGTTCAATTCGGCGCCATGCGGGATGTTGCAGAGCTGCTGTGGTGA